In the Pyrolobus fumarii 1A genome, one interval contains:
- a CDS encoding 3-isopropylmalate dehydratase small subunit encodes MSKSWIVRGRAIRLGDDINTDFIIPYQYKARTLDPKELAKHVFEGLDPELPKRIRPGDIVVAGKNFGYGSSREQAPLAIKAAGIQAVIAESFARIFYRNAINLGLIVVEAPRKFIDSVETGDTVEVRLEEGVVRNVSKGVEASVKPLPEFVRRIVEAGGLAGYLKKHGKFPWEE; translated from the coding sequence GTGTCGAAATCTTGGATTGTGAGGGGCAGGGCTATACGGCTAGGCGATGACATAAACACGGACTTTATCATACCGTATCAGTATAAGGCGAGAACCCTAGACCCAAAGGAGCTCGCCAAGCACGTATTCGAGGGCCTCGATCCCGAGCTCCCTAAGAGGATAAGGCCCGGCGACATCGTTGTAGCTGGGAAGAACTTTGGGTATGGTAGTAGCAGAGAGCAGGCGCCTCTTGCGATCAAAGCTGCTGGGATACAAGCTGTTATAGCAGAGAGCTTTGCGAGAATATTCTACCGCAACGCCATTAACCTTGGCCTTATAGTTGTTGAGGCGCCACGCAAATTCATAGACAGTGTCGAGACTGGCGATACAGTAGAAGTGAGGCTAGAGGAGGGTGTCGTGCGCAACGTCAGCAAGGGTGTAGAGGCCAGTGTAAAGCCTCTTCCGGAGTTTGTGAGGCGTATAGTGGAGGCTGGCGGCCTCGCCGGCTATCTCAAGAAGCATGGCAAGTTCCCGTGGGAGGAGTAG
- a CDS encoding PA14 domain-containing protein: MSQARLVLVRTRSGKTRGLHARFYVWDGESPPDPNIVEREEPVRETIHEMIDFVWDDSPAEGVPAGNFMVEWRGFLHVPEVGVYRFYIIVDDGAKLWIDDKLVIDAWRDQPPTHYISDPIELDVGLHKIRLLYYNHDVFGRIVLGWITPNGDYEPIPSQYLYTRLGDDIVVRGIPSGYRVELRNGFFRREAESRYGIARIPAGDLLEPIAAYFRVYNREGEVIVETPVISDVWGGDEYLLLAR, encoded by the coding sequence ATGAGCCAAGCAAGGCTTGTGCTCGTAAGGACTAGAAGCGGCAAAACAAGGGGCCTTCATGCACGCTTCTACGTATGGGATGGCGAGTCGCCACCCGACCCCAATATAGTGGAACGGGAGGAGCCGGTACGAGAGACCATCCACGAAATGATAGATTTCGTGTGGGACGATTCGCCAGCGGAGGGCGTACCCGCTGGCAACTTCATGGTAGAGTGGCGCGGCTTTCTACACGTACCGGAGGTAGGCGTCTATCGCTTCTACATCATAGTCGATGATGGCGCCAAACTATGGATTGACGACAAGCTCGTCATAGACGCGTGGCGGGATCAACCTCCAACACACTATATCAGCGATCCCATCGAACTCGATGTAGGCTTGCATAAGATACGCCTACTATACTACAATCATGACGTATTCGGGCGTATCGTGCTAGGCTGGATAACACCTAATGGCGACTACGAGCCAATACCAAGTCAATACCTCTATACAAGGCTGGGTGATGACATCGTGGTGCGTGGTATACCAAGCGGTTATCGAGTGGAGCTACGCAACGGCTTCTTCCGTAGAGAAGCCGAGTCCCGCTACGGTATTGCCCGTATACCGGCGGGTGACCTGCTAGAACCGATAGCAGCATACTTCAGAGTGTACAACAGGGAAGGCGAGGTGATAGTCGAGACGCCAGTAATAAGTGATGTTTGGGGTGGGGACGAGTATCTACTCCTAGCAAGGTAG